GGCGGCGCGAGGGACGCCGCACCGGGGTCGGCAGCGACAGGCGCACGGGGCGAGGCTACCGGAGCCCCCGCTCGCACCACCGGGGCCCCACCTCGCGGGCACGCCGCGGGGCCGTGTGGCCGGTCGCCCTACCCTGTCGGCGTGACGCCGCCCCCGGTGCTGTTCCTCGGCCACGGCGCCGACCGCACGGGTCCCCCGGTGTTCCTCGCCAACTTCCAGCGGTGGCTGGCCGCCCAGGGGGACCTGCCCTTCGTCACCGCCCTGACCCGGGGCGGCCCACTGCTCGCCGAGTACCGGCAGTGGGGCCCGGTGCGCGTCCTCGACCCCCGTTGGACCGCCCTCCGGGTGGCCCAGCACGGCCTCGCCCGCGCCGGTCTCGGTGGGCCCGCCTCCAGGCTGCGCGCCGCCCGGGACCGGGGCCGCCTGCGCACCTGGCGAGATGCTCCCTTCGTGTACCTGAACACGGCGTCGCCCGCGACCTTGCGCACCCTCGCGCTCGTGCCGCCGACGGCGACGGTGGTCGCCCACGTCCATGAGCTCGAGGTCGCCCTGCGATACCAACTGGCGCCCGCCGAGCGCACCCTGCTCCTCGAGCGCCCACGACGCTTCATCGCCGCGTCGCAGGCCGTCGCCGACAACCTCGTCGCCACCCACGGTGTGGCGGCCTCCCGCATCGAGGTCCACCACGAGTTCGTGCAGCCGGTCCCCCCGGTGGACCCGGAGCGCCGTGGTCCGCTCCGAGCCGCGGCCGGCATCGACCCCGAGGCGTTCGTGGTCATCGGCTCGGGGATGACCGAGTGGCGAAAGGGGCCCGACCTGTTCGTCGCTCTCGCCGCCGCGCTGCGCGAGCGGACCGACCGTCCCCTCGCCTTCCTCTGGGTCGGCGGCGCCACTGCCGGCCCGACCTGGTGGCCCCTGGACCACGAGGCCCGACACCTCGGCGTCGACCGCGTGGTGCGGTTCCTCGGTGCGCAGGACGACCCGGGGGCCTGGTTCCGCCTGGCCGACGCCTTCGCCCTCACCTCCCGGGAGGACGCCTTCCCCCTCGCCGCGCTCGAAGCGGCCACCGCGGGGGTGCCTCTCGTGACCTTCGACACCGGCGGCATGGTCGAGCTCGTGCACGACGGCGGTGCGGGCGCCGTGGTCCCCTACCCCGACGTCGAGGCGTTCGCCGACGTGCTCGCCGGCTGGTCCGCCGACGAGACCGAGCGTCGGCGACTCGGTGCCGCCGCCGCGGCCCACACCCGTGCCCACCACGTCACCGAGGTCGCGGCGCCCGTCCTGCGCCGAGCGCTTCAGGATCTCGGCGCATGGTGAGGGATGAACGCCCCTCATCGGTCCTCGTGGTCGTCCACGCCGTGCGCGAGGACCGGGAGCGACGGGCCTACGCCCTCCTGCTCGACCGCCTGCGGGCCGACGGCCACGAGCTCTCGGTGATCTGCTGGGACCGCGGCAAGTCGGTGCTCGACCTGGAGGCCCTGGGTCCGGTCGGCGACATCGAGGACGTGAACCGGTGGCGCCTGCCCATCTGGCTGGCCAAGCACGGCCTCGCCCCGGTCGCCCGCCGGCTGCGCCACGCCCGCATGCGCTGGTGGTGGCACCGGGCCCACCACCCCGCGTCGGTGGTCGTGCTCGGGCTGCTCCGGCCCGAGATGGCCCACTACCTGCCCCCCGGGGTCCCCGTCGGGGCCGTCCTCGGTTGGCGGCCGCCGGAGGACCCCGAGTCCCTGGCGACCACCCTCACGGCCGCCGACACCGTCGTGGCCCGGGACGACGCGACCGCCGCCGCCTGCCGAGCCGAGGATCCCGACGTCGACGTGGCCGTGTTCGAGCACCTGTGGCCCCGGCTGCACTGGTCGCTCCACCTCCGCCTCCCGCCCCTGACCGCACCCGCGGCCGTGGGCATCCCCGACGGTCGCCCCTTCGTCCTCGGCCTCGGCCCTCTCGACTGGGACGGCGGCGCCGACCAGTTCGTGGCGATGGCGGGCCGGGTCCGAGCGGCCCTGCCCGGGGCCCCCGTGCACTTCGGTTGGGTGGGTGGGCACCCGGAGGGGCCGAGCCACTTCCCGTACCGCTTCGACGCCGATCGGCTCGGGGTCGCCGCCACCTTCCACTGGCTCGGTGAGCGCGACGACTA
This is a stretch of genomic DNA from Acidimicrobiales bacterium. It encodes these proteins:
- a CDS encoding glycosyltransferase family 4 protein, which codes for MTPPPVLFLGHGADRTGPPVFLANFQRWLAAQGDLPFVTALTRGGPLLAEYRQWGPVRVLDPRWTALRVAQHGLARAGLGGPASRLRAARDRGRLRTWRDAPFVYLNTASPATLRTLALVPPTATVVAHVHELEVALRYQLAPAERTLLLERPRRFIAASQAVADNLVATHGVAASRIEVHHEFVQPVPPVDPERRGPLRAAAGIDPEAFVVIGSGMTEWRKGPDLFVALAAALRERTDRPLAFLWVGGATAGPTWWPLDHEARHLGVDRVVRFLGAQDDPGAWFRLADAFALTSREDAFPLAALEAATAGVPLVTFDTGGMVELVHDGGAGAVVPYPDVEAFADVLAGWSADETERRRLGAAAAAHTRAHHVTEVAAPVLRRALQDLGAW